In Woeseia oceani, one DNA window encodes the following:
- a CDS encoding arginine repressor — protein MPDNSHTPNDRRNAIKALLAAGPAATQQSLVEALTAQGFVATQSSVSRDLRELTAIKTPAGYVLPQPDTSGDDEVTAVASLLRNVRPAGPNLLVIHTAIGGAQRVALALDRCGWPEIIGNVGGDDTVFTATASASDQRAVITRIEHCANRS, from the coding sequence ATGCCAGACAATTCCCACACACCAAACGACCGACGTAATGCCATCAAAGCATTGCTGGCCGCCGGCCCTGCCGCGACCCAGCAGTCGTTGGTAGAGGCTTTGACAGCCCAGGGTTTTGTGGCAACCCAGTCCAGCGTCAGCCGCGATCTGCGCGAATTGACGGCCATCAAGACGCCAGCGGGCTATGTCCTGCCACAACCCGACACGAGTGGGGACGACGAGGTCACTGCCGTTGCCAGCCTCCTGCGCAATGTGCGTCCGGCCGGCCCCAACCTGCTGGTCATACATACCGCCATCGGTGGCGCCCAGCGGGTAGCGCTGGCGCTTGATCGCTGCGGCTGGCCGGAAATCATCGGCAATGTCGGCGGCGACGACACTGTCTTTACTGCAACCGCGAGTGCCAGCGACCAGCGCGCTGTCATCACCCGCATTGAACACTGCGCAAACCGCAGCTAA
- a CDS encoding alpha/beta hydrolase, which yields MSLLETVEAGSQGEVDGSVIWLHGLGADGHDFEPIVPELRLDGLLNLRFVFPHAPIREVTLNNGIAMRAWYDIISLDRDGPQDEESIRASSEQLLRLVQREQERGVPADKIVLAGFSQGGAIALHTALRYPDRLAGLMALSTWLPMTHVFQSEVTAAPTSQPRDLPVFIAHGTFDPILPITLGELSRNTLQAAGFEPEWHAYPMAHAVCGEEIVAIRDWLLRVYGVD from the coding sequence GTGTCTTTATTGGAAACAGTGGAAGCGGGGAGTCAGGGCGAGGTGGACGGCAGTGTGATCTGGCTCCACGGGCTGGGTGCTGACGGGCATGATTTCGAGCCGATCGTTCCGGAGCTGCGGCTCGACGGGCTGCTCAACTTGCGCTTCGTGTTTCCGCACGCGCCGATACGGGAAGTTACACTTAATAACGGCATCGCCATGCGTGCCTGGTACGACATAATCAGCCTGGACCGGGACGGGCCTCAGGACGAAGAGAGCATACGCGCCAGCTCTGAACAGTTGTTGCGGTTAGTGCAGCGCGAACAGGAACGCGGCGTTCCCGCCGACAAGATTGTGCTGGCAGGGTTTTCCCAGGGGGGAGCCATCGCCTTGCACACGGCACTCCGTTACCCGGATCGACTCGCCGGATTGATGGCGCTTTCAACGTGGCTGCCGATGACCCACGTTTTTCAGTCGGAGGTCACTGCAGCGCCGACGTCTCAGCCGCGGGATCTTCCGGTGTTTATCGCCCACGGTACTTTCGATCCGATCCTGCCGATTACGCTCGGTGAGTTGTCGCGGAATACCTTGCAGGCCGCGGGATTCGAGCCGGAGTGGCACGCTTACCCGATGGCGCATGCGGTTTGCGGTGAAGAAATCGTTGCGATTCGGGACTGGTTGTTGCGCGTGTACGGCGTCGACTGA
- a CDS encoding NRDE family protein, whose amino-acid sequence MCLVVLAWRSHPRYRLIVAANRDEFFARPATAMQWWRDRPDILAGRDLQAGGTWLGVGRSGHFATLTNYREPQRPRYHKHSRGELVADYIDDSRRPLDYAGNLKGERYAGFSLLVANADSLVCVSNRDAPARALDAGVYGLSNAALDTPWPKLVRCRNGLHELLQRDAVNPAALMRMMADTTPAPVKDMDEHLPFAMARAVSAPFIRTPDYGTRCTTVVLADYDGHVQVQERRFDASGQPSGEDQFDFDTLTAT is encoded by the coding sequence ATGTGCCTCGTTGTCCTTGCATGGCGCAGCCATCCGCGTTACCGCCTGATCGTCGCCGCGAACCGTGACGAGTTCTTCGCACGCCCGGCCACTGCCATGCAGTGGTGGCGCGACCGGCCTGACATCCTCGCCGGCCGCGACCTGCAGGCGGGTGGAACCTGGCTTGGCGTCGGCAGAAGCGGGCACTTCGCAACCCTCACCAACTATCGCGAACCGCAGCGACCGCGTTATCACAAGCACTCGCGTGGCGAACTGGTCGCGGACTACATCGATGATTCCCGGCGACCACTGGACTACGCCGGCAATCTCAAGGGTGAACGGTACGCCGGGTTCAGCTTGCTGGTTGCCAATGCGGATTCGCTGGTCTGCGTTTCCAATCGCGATGCGCCTGCCCGGGCACTCGACGCCGGTGTTTACGGCCTGAGTAATGCTGCGCTCGATACGCCATGGCCAAAGCTGGTGCGTTGCCGCAACGGCCTGCACGAGTTGCTCCAGCGTGATGCAGTGAACCCGGCCGCATTGATGCGCATGATGGCCGACACTACGCCCGCACCCGTCAAGGACATGGACGAGCACCTGCCCTTCGCGATGGCGCGCGCCGTATCAGCGCCGTTTATCCGTACGCCGGACTACGGAACCCGCTGTACGACGGTAGTGCTGGCTGATTACGACGGTCACGTACAGGTGCAGGAGCGGCGCTTCGACGCAAGCGGCCAGCCAAGCGGCGAAGATCAGTTCGACTTCGACACCCTGACCGCAACCTGA
- the nudC gene encoding NAD(+) diphosphatase gives MIGHNIFAGAFVDRSGHRRKDKAWLDAALARDDAVFVPVWGDRCLATAEPHRTVLLARDDLAAFSGAMPIFLGVYRDQPAFAVGIDRAENTPFTDHGDFHDLRYLGSVLPADEANLVAHARALVLWHQAQKFCGRCGAATLPSAGGNVRLCERETCATQVFPRVDPAIIVLVTRDDECLLGRQSSWPEGRYSTVAGFVEPGESLEDAVAREVLEETDVEVEDVHYHSSQPWPFPASLMLGFHARATSVAIKLNDGELEDAQWFSRKELRSGFPKLPPRLSIARRLVEDWLDETC, from the coding sequence ATGATCGGCCACAATATATTCGCGGGCGCGTTTGTTGACCGCTCGGGGCACCGGCGCAAAGACAAAGCCTGGCTGGATGCAGCGCTGGCACGCGACGATGCGGTCTTTGTGCCCGTATGGGGCGATCGTTGTCTGGCCACGGCCGAACCGCACCGCACGGTGCTGCTGGCTCGCGACGATCTCGCCGCATTCTCGGGCGCCATGCCGATTTTTCTGGGTGTATACCGGGATCAGCCCGCATTTGCCGTCGGTATCGACCGGGCAGAAAACACACCGTTTACGGATCACGGCGATTTTCATGATCTACGCTACCTCGGCAGCGTACTCCCGGCTGACGAGGCCAACCTCGTTGCCCATGCCCGGGCACTGGTCCTCTGGCATCAGGCGCAGAAATTCTGCGGTCGCTGTGGCGCAGCGACGCTGCCCAGTGCCGGCGGCAACGTACGATTGTGCGAACGTGAAACCTGTGCAACACAGGTTTTTCCGCGCGTTGACCCGGCAATAATTGTATTGGTCACGCGCGATGACGAATGCCTGCTGGGCCGGCAAAGTAGCTGGCCGGAAGGTCGCTATTCGACGGTAGCCGGTTTTGTGGAGCCCGGCGAAAGTCTCGAAGATGCGGTTGCCCGTGAGGTACTTGAAGAAACCGACGTCGAGGTCGAAGACGTGCATTACCACAGCTCACAACCCTGGCCGTTTCCTGCGTCATTAATGCTTGGCTTCCACGCCCGCGCGACCAGCGTGGCCATCAAGCTCAATGATGGCGAGCTGGAAGACGCACAATGGTTCAGTCGCAAAGAATTGCGTTCCGGCTTTCCCAAGTTGCCGCCGCGGCTGTCAATCGCAAGACGGCTGGTAGAAGACTGGCTCGACGAGACCTGTTGA
- a CDS encoding TonB-dependent receptor plug domain-containing protein — translation MVGLENLLRRIAVGTLTLFCAMQVNAQGAAAQGGEDDQELEEIVVTGSHIRGVQIDGILPVSVISSDDVDAIAPNSGAEMLTTMSQADVSLFEDIGSVDRASIQSARGDVAALNLRGMGSSNTLVLLNGRRIIQHPGTQFEGNVIATTVNTNTVPSRGVQRVEVLSDGASALYGTDATAGVVNTVLMKDFEGLTLSGRYGGAEGIDYTHRTLSAYWGKDFNQGRTNVSVSLNHFSQDGYLATEHDFSRSEDLRPLFEGTPWEGDLQLDNRATYTAWGTFRTIGNVPVSNADNRITTATGQFHIQPNTLPGCRADLPGDICMDDFGISRDQRLDSNPQRSMRPDLERINAFTFINHDLGNGLEFFGEAGTYRGVLERQIEPGWFAPSTTFTVGRNAYWNPFGREFLDDGSPNPNRLPGIDAPAEGLDIELSAYRTMDFGPRIYKVTNNSHRLLGGLRGEWGNWGWESAVLWSRADTEDRTNGISNVAFFEALNRTDATAYNPFNGFCNDDINGVNAVDCTPSPAATIDDITISAYRKNNTEMALADFKMSNGELWLIPGGYVGMALGAEVRRESFEEDRDPRMDGTITYTDTITGLFSDSDLLGMSSTPDFSGSRNIFSAYSELLIPIVSEGMDIPGIESLDMQLAARYEHYSDFGSVLKPKIAIGWHIIESLQIRGSYTEGFSAPALEVVNAPRIVRSSNGIEDNYRCQAGINNGLYADMGDCDLSYGVITPYIGNTNIGPEETTSYAFGMTYQPPFIEGMTLTLNRWAIEQEGIFGGIGVQDTAELDWATRLSTGEAYADVERAPVTQEDIDYYAGSGLEPAGEMLTINRRFLNLESRTTKGVDFGIDYRLNNLRIGDTKLGGMRIKLSAAYLETAYQNFTPLLQLIKDVSEANDSGILVTAAGELRGRDRRPAWRGTATITWWRENWGAGLFARYAGTVMDTSLELDGPELEYRHFMPGTTVNAHVDYRFRGGSFDGLTARIGARNLLDRDPPLADATFGYPAWMASPEGRYLYGQLTYRF, via the coding sequence ATGGTTGGTTTGGAAAATCTTCTTCGTCGCATTGCAGTGGGCACACTGACATTGTTTTGTGCGATGCAGGTGAATGCGCAAGGAGCAGCTGCTCAGGGCGGCGAAGATGATCAGGAGCTGGAAGAGATCGTCGTAACGGGGTCGCATATCAGGGGCGTGCAGATCGACGGAATTCTGCCGGTTTCCGTTATATCGTCCGACGACGTCGATGCGATTGCACCGAACTCCGGTGCAGAGATGCTGACGACAATGTCGCAGGCTGACGTTTCGTTGTTTGAAGATATCGGCTCGGTAGATCGTGCTTCCATTCAAAGCGCACGTGGTGACGTGGCGGCACTCAACCTGCGCGGCATGGGCTCTTCGAACACGCTGGTCCTGCTCAACGGGCGCCGGATTATCCAGCACCCGGGAACGCAGTTCGAAGGCAATGTAATCGCGACTACCGTTAACACCAACACTGTCCCTTCTCGCGGAGTACAGCGTGTTGAAGTGTTGTCTGACGGCGCGTCTGCGCTGTACGGCACGGACGCTACAGCCGGTGTGGTCAATACCGTACTGATGAAGGACTTCGAAGGCCTGACGTTAAGCGGTCGTTACGGCGGCGCAGAAGGCATCGACTACACCCACCGAACCCTTTCTGCTTACTGGGGCAAGGACTTCAATCAGGGACGGACCAACGTTTCCGTATCGCTGAATCACTTCAGTCAGGACGGCTATCTGGCGACAGAGCACGATTTCTCGCGTTCTGAAGATCTGCGCCCATTGTTTGAAGGCACGCCATGGGAGGGGGACCTGCAGCTCGATAACCGTGCGACTTATACAGCGTGGGGTACCTTCCGCACTATCGGCAATGTGCCGGTTAGCAACGCCGACAACCGTATAACCACGGCGACGGGGCAATTCCACATTCAGCCCAATACCCTGCCCGGTTGCCGGGCGGACTTGCCGGGCGATATCTGCATGGACGATTTCGGAATCAGTCGCGACCAGCGACTGGACAGCAATCCGCAACGTTCGATGCGCCCCGATCTGGAACGCATCAACGCGTTTACGTTCATCAACCACGACCTGGGCAATGGCCTGGAGTTTTTCGGTGAAGCAGGTACTTACCGGGGTGTTCTGGAACGCCAGATCGAACCCGGCTGGTTCGCACCGTCGACCACCTTTACGGTAGGCAGAAACGCTTACTGGAACCCGTTTGGCCGCGAATTTCTCGACGACGGTTCGCCGAACCCGAATCGCCTGCCCGGGATCGATGCACCGGCCGAAGGGCTTGATATCGAGCTTTCCGCCTACCGCACCATGGATTTCGGACCGCGCATCTACAAGGTCACCAACAACAGTCATCGACTGCTCGGCGGCTTGCGTGGCGAATGGGGTAACTGGGGTTGGGAAAGCGCTGTGCTCTGGTCACGTGCCGATACCGAAGATCGGACCAATGGCATCAGTAACGTTGCGTTCTTTGAGGCTTTGAATCGAACGGATGCGACGGCCTACAACCCGTTCAACGGCTTTTGTAATGACGACATCAATGGTGTTAACGCTGTCGACTGTACACCCAGCCCCGCGGCGACGATCGATGACATAACCATCAGTGCATACCGCAAGAACAACACGGAGATGGCGCTAGCGGACTTCAAAATGTCGAACGGCGAACTGTGGCTAATTCCGGGCGGTTACGTCGGTATGGCACTCGGTGCGGAAGTCCGGCGCGAGAGCTTTGAGGAAGACCGCGATCCGCGTATGGATGGCACAATCACCTATACCGATACGATTACGGGCCTGTTCTCCGACAGCGATCTGCTCGGCATGAGTTCAACGCCCGACTTTAGCGGTTCTCGAAACATCTTCTCCGCGTACTCGGAGTTGTTGATTCCGATCGTTAGCGAAGGTATGGACATTCCGGGTATCGAATCACTCGATATGCAGCTCGCAGCACGTTATGAGCACTACAGCGATTTCGGTAGTGTATTGAAGCCGAAAATTGCCATCGGTTGGCACATCATTGAAAGCCTGCAAATCAGGGGCTCGTACACCGAGGGCTTCTCTGCACCGGCGCTGGAAGTCGTCAATGCGCCACGCATCGTGCGTTCGTCCAATGGCATCGAGGATAACTATCGTTGCCAGGCAGGCATAAACAATGGACTGTATGCGGACATGGGTGATTGCGACCTCAGCTACGGCGTTATTACGCCGTACATAGGCAATACCAACATTGGACCTGAAGAAACCACCAGCTATGCCTTTGGCATGACCTACCAGCCGCCGTTTATTGAAGGCATGACACTGACGCTGAACCGTTGGGCAATCGAGCAGGAAGGTATCTTTGGTGGCATCGGCGTTCAGGATACGGCTGAGCTTGACTGGGCTACACGGCTGTCAACCGGTGAAGCGTACGCGGACGTAGAGCGTGCCCCGGTAACGCAGGAAGACATCGACTATTACGCCGGATCCGGGCTTGAGCCTGCCGGCGAAATGCTGACTATTAATCGACGTTTTCTGAACCTTGAGTCGCGAACAACCAAGGGTGTGGATTTTGGTATCGACTACCGATTGAACAATTTGAGAATTGGCGATACCAAACTCGGCGGTATGCGCATCAAGTTGAGTGCGGCCTACCTGGAAACGGCCTACCAGAATTTCACGCCGTTGCTGCAGTTGATTAAGGACGTCAGCGAGGCGAATGATTCTGGCATCCTGGTTACCGCTGCTGGCGAATTGCGTGGTCGGGATCGTCGTCCCGCCTGGCGGGGCACGGCAACGATTACGTGGTGGAGGGAAAACTGGGGAGCAGGCTTGTTTGCCCGCTACGCAGGTACCGTGATGGACACTTCGTTGGAGTTGGACGGTCCTGAACTTGAATACCGCCACTTCATGCCGGGAACCACAGTCAACGCGCACGTTGACTACCGTTTCCGTGGTGGTTCGTTCGATGGTCTGACAGCACGTATCGGCGCACGCAACCTGCTGGACCGTGATCCGCCGCTGGCGGACGCGACCTTCGGCTATCCCGCGTGGATGGCATCGCCAGAAGGCCGCTACCTGTACGGCCAGTTAACTTACCGATTCTGA
- a CDS encoding N-acyl-D-amino-acid deacylase family protein — MPTTLIRSLVVVLFASATAFAADKADFDVLITGGTVIDGSGAAGYKADVGIVDDEIVAIGPGLGKTRSAARTIDATGQVVAPGYIDVHTHADKAVLGDEKSRRAALNLLYQGITTINIGADGRHSRKYANRVRGQIAKQYKFLESQPAGMNIFVLLGHDNIRKEVMGADDYKRFSTDKEMSRMADLVRRYMKEGALGMSLGLEYASGRYSDEEELVYLAKAVADYDRRGIIIAHERATGPQHRYYLPSGHNADGLYEDRFRKYPDGWDVIDYVKEGIRIAEQSGVVFDFTHFKITHQSYWGKAREIIDLIEEARGRGAKIYAEQIAFTNSGNSPMNLSLIPTKYYRGKDYSLDELLQTLENPKKNMELRADIAWQIDKHGGPESVELIASKRQPQWVGQTLLEIGQELGMSDPVDVVLEVKKRGDATLPNGGRYRSIQTLSAEDIDEFVKQDWFGTVTDAGIYDLDGGFAQPRVFASFTNKITEFVFERKAITLEHAIRAGTGLPAEMLSLSGRGLLKEGYKADVQVFDPDALAVNARWTLRNSRAYSSGMSYVLVNGEFALDNGKPTFEMAGQVIRNKDAWKH, encoded by the coding sequence ATGCCGACTACCCTGATCCGGTCGCTCGTTGTAGTGCTGTTTGCCAGTGCGACTGCCTTCGCTGCCGATAAGGCCGACTTCGATGTATTGATTACCGGCGGCACTGTCATCGATGGCAGCGGCGCTGCTGGCTACAAAGCCGATGTCGGCATTGTCGATGACGAAATTGTTGCGATTGGCCCGGGTCTGGGGAAAACCCGTTCAGCGGCACGCACGATCGACGCAACCGGGCAGGTGGTTGCGCCTGGCTATATCGATGTCCATACGCACGCCGACAAAGCGGTGCTTGGTGACGAAAAGAGCCGGCGGGCGGCGCTCAATTTGCTTTATCAGGGCATAACCACCATCAACATCGGTGCCGATGGCCGGCATTCCAGAAAATACGCAAATCGGGTCAGGGGACAGATCGCGAAACAGTACAAGTTTCTCGAATCGCAGCCGGCGGGCATGAACATTTTCGTTCTGCTGGGCCATGACAACATCCGTAAAGAAGTAATGGGTGCGGACGACTACAAGCGCTTCAGCACGGACAAGGAAATGTCCAGAATGGCTGATCTGGTTCGTCGTTACATGAAAGAAGGCGCGCTCGGCATGTCGCTGGGCCTGGAGTATGCCAGCGGCCGCTATTCCGACGAGGAAGAGCTGGTTTATCTGGCGAAGGCAGTGGCCGATTACGATCGTCGCGGGATCATCATCGCGCACGAGCGCGCAACCGGCCCGCAGCACCGTTACTACCTGCCCAGTGGCCACAATGCCGATGGCCTGTACGAAGACCGTTTCAGAAAATACCCCGATGGCTGGGACGTAATTGACTACGTAAAAGAGGGTATTCGTATTGCGGAGCAGTCAGGCGTTGTTTTCGATTTCACCCATTTTAAGATCACCCATCAGTCTTACTGGGGCAAGGCGCGCGAGATCATCGACCTGATCGAAGAGGCGCGCGGACGCGGCGCGAAAATTTACGCCGAGCAGATCGCGTTCACGAATTCAGGCAACAGCCCAATGAACCTCAGTCTGATCCCCACCAAATACTATCGGGGTAAGGACTACTCGCTTGATGAATTGCTGCAGACGCTGGAAAACCCGAAAAAGAATATGGAATTGCGCGCCGATATTGCCTGGCAAATCGACAAACACGGTGGTCCCGAGTCCGTCGAGTTGATTGCAAGCAAGCGCCAGCCACAGTGGGTGGGCCAGACATTGCTGGAAATTGGCCAGGAACTGGGCATGAGTGATCCCGTCGATGTCGTGCTGGAAGTGAAGAAGCGTGGCGATGCGACTCTACCCAATGGGGGCCGTTACCGTTCAATTCAGACCTTGAGTGCCGAAGATATCGACGAGTTCGTAAAACAAGACTGGTTTGGTACAGTCACGGACGCAGGTATCTACGACCTCGATGGTGGTTTTGCGCAGCCGCGGGTATTCGCGTCTTTTACCAACAAGATCACTGAATTCGTATTCGAGCGCAAAGCGATAACGTTAGAGCATGCGATCCGGGCAGGCACTGGATTGCCAGCGGAAATGTTGTCATTGTCAGGTCGTGGCTTGCTCAAGGAAGGTTACAAAGCCGACGTGCAGGTATTCGACCCGGATGCACTCGCGGTCAATGCGCGTTGGACGTTACGTAACTCGAGAGCGTATTCGAGTGGCATGTCTTACGTACTGGTGAACGGGGAGTTTGCGCTGGACAATGGCAAACCGACTTTTGAAATGGCCGGGCAAGTCATTCGCAACAAGGACGCTTGGAAACACTAG
- a CDS encoding alanine/glycine:cation symporter family protein has protein sequence MALLPSISAAQGLDIDQLIDDTVAPLAEFVSSVIFYSVPVLGADVPLIVVWLIAGALYFTLSFGFINVRGFPHALKVVRGDYAKASHPGEVTHFQALATAVSGTVGIGNIGGVAVAIAAGGPGAVFWMIVAGMLGMSTKFVECALGTMYRRTHADGTVSGGPMYYLERGLAECNLPRLGNAMAKFYAIGLVIGCLGIGNMFQSNQAYIQFVSVTGGQDASWFSDKGWLFGILIAAIVALVIVGGIKSIGRVTEKMVPFMAVLYCIGAVTIITFNYEALPYAVSAIFTQAFNPESLSGGAIGVMIIGFQRAVFSNEAGIGSAAVAHSAAQTKEPIAEGYVALLEPFIDTIVICTLTALVIITASYYDPGITQIPDGIAMTSGAFERSVSWSPYAVAFAGFLFAITTAISWSYYGLKGWTYLVGKSTWADYSFKTVFCLFLIVGCSIQLESVLSFSDALVFVICVPNILGLLILTPTLKRRLAGYDQRVTDGKIVDQSLATESRTS, from the coding sequence TTGGCGCTGTTGCCGTCGATTTCTGCGGCACAGGGCCTGGATATCGACCAGCTGATCGACGATACAGTCGCGCCACTCGCTGAGTTTGTCAGTAGTGTGATTTTCTACAGTGTTCCGGTTCTCGGCGCAGACGTCCCTTTGATTGTTGTCTGGTTGATTGCCGGCGCATTGTATTTCACGCTGAGTTTCGGCTTCATCAATGTACGCGGCTTTCCGCATGCATTGAAGGTAGTGCGCGGTGACTACGCGAAAGCCAGTCACCCGGGCGAAGTCACTCACTTCCAGGCTCTGGCCACAGCCGTATCCGGTACTGTGGGCATCGGCAATATCGGTGGTGTGGCGGTAGCTATCGCTGCCGGCGGACCGGGTGCGGTGTTCTGGATGATCGTGGCTGGCATGCTCGGCATGTCCACCAAATTCGTCGAATGTGCCCTAGGTACTATGTACCGGCGCACGCACGCTGATGGCACTGTATCCGGTGGTCCGATGTACTACCTGGAGCGCGGTCTCGCGGAGTGCAACCTGCCACGCCTCGGCAATGCGATGGCGAAGTTCTACGCGATTGGACTTGTAATCGGCTGCCTCGGCATCGGCAATATGTTCCAGTCGAATCAGGCTTACATTCAGTTCGTCAGCGTCACCGGCGGGCAGGACGCGAGTTGGTTCAGTGACAAAGGCTGGTTGTTCGGGATTTTGATCGCCGCCATAGTTGCGCTGGTCATTGTCGGTGGCATCAAAAGCATCGGCCGGGTTACCGAGAAAATGGTGCCGTTCATGGCGGTGCTGTATTGCATCGGTGCGGTGACAATAATCACCTTTAATTATGAAGCTCTGCCTTACGCCGTTTCAGCAATATTCACCCAGGCATTCAACCCGGAAAGCCTGAGCGGTGGTGCTATCGGTGTGATGATTATCGGCTTCCAGCGCGCCGTGTTTTCCAACGAGGCCGGTATCGGTTCGGCAGCGGTTGCGCATTCGGCGGCGCAAACGAAAGAGCCCATTGCAGAAGGTTATGTTGCTCTGCTTGAGCCGTTCATAGATACCATTGTGATTTGTACGCTGACTGCATTGGTGATTATTACCGCGTCTTACTACGACCCCGGCATTACCCAGATTCCCGACGGTATCGCCATGACGTCCGGCGCGTTCGAACGCAGTGTCTCGTGGTCACCGTACGCCGTGGCTTTCGCTGGATTCCTGTTCGCCATTACCACCGCTATTTCCTGGTCGTACTACGGCTTGAAAGGCTGGACTTACCTGGTCGGCAAGAGCACGTGGGCGGACTATAGTTTCAAGACGGTATTTTGCTTGTTCCTGATTGTTGGCTGTTCCATCCAGCTGGAGTCCGTGCTGAGTTTCTCCGATGCGCTGGTGTTTGTTATCTGCGTACCGAATATTCTTGGCTTGTTGATACTGACGCCGACGCTGAAACGCCGCTTGGCCGGTTACGATCAACGCGTGACTGACGGCAAAATTGTGGATCAAAGTCTGGCGACCGAGAGCCGTACGTCCTGA
- a CDS encoding bifunctional enoyl-CoA hydratase/phosphate acetyltransferase produces the protein MHGHITSRCPSDLLSIAGRHNAIRTAIVNCSSLQTMNSAYLACQQGLLEPVLIGDKCSIERHAKTLAWDISAIRQVPSDSDSAAARIAVSLARSSEVAGLMKGDIATDVLLRAVIDKHNGILCGSRLSHVFHLSVPEQASAVCVTDAVINVLPGLAEKLAIARNAVSLLHALEIAMPRVAVLSGTEKANTSMPSSIEAEQLAKLAAQGEIEGALLDGPVAMDIAVSANAAALKGYKSDVSGQADVLLVPSVEAGNILFKAMVHYLGATAAGLVLGATAPIMLTSRSDPPEARVASAALASIYCAANATH, from the coding sequence ATGCACGGACACATCACCTCACGCTGCCCGTCTGACCTGCTGTCCATCGCAGGGAGGCACAACGCTATCCGCACGGCGATCGTGAACTGCAGCAGTCTGCAGACGATGAACAGCGCCTATCTTGCCTGCCAACAGGGCTTGCTGGAGCCGGTCCTGATTGGCGACAAATGCAGTATCGAACGTCACGCGAAAACGCTGGCATGGGACATTTCGGCTATTCGCCAGGTGCCCAGCGACTCGGATTCAGCCGCGGCGCGAATAGCGGTCAGCCTGGCCAGGTCCTCGGAAGTAGCCGGATTGATGAAAGGCGACATTGCGACCGACGTACTGTTGCGTGCCGTCATCGACAAGCACAACGGCATACTGTGCGGCTCGCGACTGAGTCACGTGTTTCACCTCAGCGTGCCGGAGCAAGCCAGTGCGGTCTGCGTAACAGACGCCGTTATCAATGTATTGCCGGGGCTTGCCGAAAAACTGGCCATCGCCAGGAACGCTGTGTCACTGCTGCACGCACTCGAGATAGCGATGCCGCGTGTCGCGGTCCTGTCCGGCACTGAAAAGGCGAACACTTCAATGCCCTCAAGCATCGAAGCAGAACAACTGGCAAAGCTTGCCGCACAGGGTGAAATTGAAGGCGCGCTGCTTGACGGCCCGGTCGCGATGGACATTGCCGTGTCAGCGAATGCAGCAGCGCTCAAAGGTTACAAGAGCGATGTTTCTGGTCAGGCGGACGTGCTGCTGGTCCCCAGTGTCGAAGCGGGCAACATACTGTTCAAGGCAATGGTGCATTATCTCGGTGCCACCGCTGCCGGCCTGGTGCTGGGGGCAACCGCACCCATCATGCTGACCTCGCGCTCAGACCCACCCGAAGCCAGAGTCGCCAGCGCTGCGCTGGCATCCATTTATTGCGCCGCTAACGCCACTCACTAA